The following coding sequences lie in one Anatilimnocola floriformis genomic window:
- a CDS encoding glucose-6-phosphate isomerase: protein MAAAIVPLKLDISGAIHADFGVTETELAALRPSLEYAQKEVLEADAKAYDSKKIPAEKDPLDHGFLDLPDRLLKEYQERRAESELGRIMTAAAKLREQVDRVVILGIGGSYMGAKALMDACCQPYYNELSRAERGGYPRIYFEGNNIDNDASQGLLHLLGTQQGTTPETRWGIVVISKSGETLETAVAFRQFTAALVKSCGGDVKKAAELIIPVMGEKGRLADLSQALGCKEWFPVPDGVGGRFSILSAVGLVPAALMGLDIIRLLQGASLMTKHFREAPAKENAVLQFVGVSHLMETRRMANLRILCMWAKSLECAGLWYDQLLAESLGKRFLGATPLTTVNTRDLHSRAQQHQQGRRDKLFVNVIVDKWRFDSLAVGKSEFDQDKLNDIAAKTLPELMSAAIQGTNEAYAGDGRPTIDLHLPSTDVTVMGQYFQWLMIATVVEGRLLGINPYGQPGVQMYKGAMKRILGR, encoded by the coding sequence ATGGCCGCTGCCATCGTTCCTCTCAAACTCGACATCTCCGGCGCCATTCACGCGGACTTCGGCGTGACCGAAACCGAGCTCGCCGCGCTGCGGCCTTCGCTGGAATACGCTCAGAAGGAAGTCCTCGAAGCCGACGCCAAGGCGTACGACTCGAAGAAGATCCCCGCCGAAAAAGACCCGCTCGATCACGGCTTTCTCGATCTGCCCGATCGCTTGCTGAAGGAATATCAAGAGAGGCGGGCCGAGAGCGAATTGGGCCGCATCATGACGGCGGCCGCGAAGCTGCGCGAGCAGGTCGATCGCGTCGTGATCCTCGGCATCGGCGGTTCGTACATGGGTGCCAAGGCTCTGATGGATGCCTGCTGCCAACCTTACTACAACGAGTTGAGCCGAGCCGAGCGCGGCGGCTATCCGCGGATCTATTTCGAAGGTAACAACATCGATAACGATGCCTCGCAGGGCTTGCTGCACCTGCTCGGCACGCAGCAAGGGACCACGCCGGAAACTCGCTGGGGCATTGTCGTCATCAGCAAGAGCGGCGAAACGCTCGAGACGGCCGTTGCTTTCCGGCAGTTCACCGCGGCCCTCGTGAAGAGCTGCGGCGGCGATGTGAAGAAAGCTGCGGAGCTGATCATTCCAGTGATGGGCGAAAAGGGTCGACTGGCCGATCTGTCGCAGGCCCTCGGTTGCAAGGAATGGTTCCCCGTGCCGGACGGCGTGGGTGGCCGCTTCTCGATTTTGTCTGCCGTCGGCTTGGTTCCGGCCGCCCTGATGGGGCTCGATATCATTCGCCTGCTGCAAGGTGCTTCGCTGATGACGAAGCACTTCCGCGAAGCGCCGGCGAAGGAAAACGCCGTGCTGCAATTCGTCGGCGTGAGCCACCTGATGGAAACGCGTCGCATGGCCAACCTGCGGATCCTCTGCATGTGGGCCAAGTCGCTGGAGTGCGCCGGCCTGTGGTATGACCAACTCCTCGCCGAAAGCCTCGGCAAGCGGTTCCTGGGCGCGACGCCACTCACGACGGTGAACACGCGCGACCTGCACAGCCGCGCTCAACAACATCAGCAAGGCCGGCGCGACAAACTGTTCGTCAACGTCATCGTCGACAAGTGGCGATTCGATTCGCTGGCCGTCGGCAAGAGCGAATTCGATCAAGACAAGCTCAACGACATCGCCGCCAAGACGCTGCCGGAACTGATGAGCGCTGCCATCCAAGGGACCAACGAAGCCTATGCAGGCGACGGCCGGCCGACGATCGATCTGCACTTGCCGTCAACCGACGTCACGGTGATGGGCCAATATTTTCAATGGCTGATGATCGCGACGGTCGTCGAAGGTCGGTTGCTCGGCATCAATCCGTACGGTCAGCCCGGCGTGCAGATGTATAAGGGTGCGATGAAGCGGATTTTGGGGCGGTAG
- a CDS encoding metal-dependent hydrolase produces the protein MATLTWLGHACWLIQTGEHSILLDPYLDSSPAASCKAADIRADYVLVSHGHYDHCLEAAAVANSNNATLIANFEIATWFETKHGVKNTIAMNLGGSVATKFGRVTMTIAWHSSILPDGSYGGAPAGFILQLNEGKRIYFACDTAFFSDMRLIAEPKLDLAVLPIGDLYTMGIDDSLAATKLLQPKFVAPSHYNTWPPIAQDAQAWAQRVSQETSAQPRVLQPGESFSL, from the coding sequence ATGGCGACACTAACCTGGCTCGGTCACGCGTGCTGGCTCATCCAAACCGGCGAGCACTCCATCCTGCTCGATCCTTATCTCGATTCCAGCCCAGCCGCTTCCTGCAAGGCGGCTGACATCCGTGCCGATTACGTACTGGTTTCACACGGCCATTACGATCACTGCCTGGAAGCAGCCGCGGTAGCCAACAGCAACAACGCCACGCTGATCGCCAATTTCGAAATCGCCACTTGGTTCGAGACGAAGCATGGCGTGAAGAACACCATCGCCATGAATCTCGGCGGCAGCGTGGCGACAAAATTTGGCCGCGTGACGATGACCATCGCCTGGCATTCGTCGATATTGCCCGATGGCAGTTATGGCGGCGCACCGGCGGGCTTTATCCTGCAGCTGAACGAAGGGAAGCGGATTTATTTCGCCTGCGACACGGCTTTCTTCAGCGATATGCGGCTGATCGCCGAACCAAAACTCGATCTGGCCGTATTACCTATCGGCGATCTCTATACCATGGGAATTGATGATTCGCTCGCCGCGACGAAACTGCTGCAGCCGAAGTTCGTCGCGCCCTCGCACTACAACACCTGGCCGCCGATCGCGCAAGATGCTCAGGCCTGGGCTCAGCGCGTCAGCCAGGAAACCTCGGCCCAGCCGCGCGTGCTGCAGCCGGGAGAAAGTTTTTCGCTATGA